Genomic segment of Novipirellula artificiosorum:
ATTGGGGTGGTAACCGTGATCGACCGCGACCCCAGCACCCTTGATTTTTCGAACGCTACCCTACGGCTGGCGGATGACATCCGCGTCTGGCCCGTCCATGAACGCGGCAACCTCGTCTACCGAATCGAGATTCCCTCGCTTCATCGCTTCTTTCGAGTGGGATACAGCGAGTACGTCTTGATCTCGCTGCTTGACGGCAATACCACACTGCCTCAAGCATTGGGGCTGACGGCAGCGAAGCTTGGCCGTCAGACGCCGACCACCGCACAGTCGCAAGCAATTGTGCAATGGTTATTGCAGAATGAGCTTGCGGTGCTGGCGGATCAACCGAATCCATCTCGTCATGCAGCAAAAGCAAGCCCCAATGCGACCGCCTCCCGCTTTGGGTTCGGATCGCTGAACCCGTTTTGGATGAAGGTTCCCCTCTGTCGATCCGATCGATGGGTTCGAATCCTCGCTCCGTGGACGCAAGGCCTGTTTTCATTCCCATCGGTCATCCTATGGTTGTGCTTGGTGGTGGCGGGGTCATTCACGCTGCTTGTGAATTGGGATCGATTCACGCAGGATGCGGTGGAGATCTTCTCGCCGCTCAACGGATTGGCGTTGTTGCTGATAGGGATTGGGTTGAAGCTGATCCATGAATTGGCCCATGCACTGGCTTGCCATCGACAAGGTGCGGCGACGAGCGAATTTGGCGTTGTGTTCGTCCTATTTGCGCCACTCGCCTATGTCGATGTCACGACGTGCTGGCGAATCAATTCACGAGGTTCACGAATCATCGTGGCGTCGGCTGGCATGTATGTCGAGATTGCGATCGGGGCGCTCGCTGCCGTTATGTGGGGCCTTACCCACTCGGACCTGGCGGCATTCTTGCTGCATCGGTTGGTGCTCGCGGCAACAGTGTCGACGGTGTTGTTCAATGCAAACCCATTGATGCGTTTCGATGGCTACTACATTCTTTGCGATCTTGTCGATATCCCCAATCTTTATGCGGAATCGTCGTTGGCCGTCCGCCGCTTGCTCAGCCGACTTGCCTATGGCCACGCGTCGGATGGGTCCGGATTGACGGGATGGCGACGTCCGCTGGTTCTGCTTTACGGTTTAGCTGCTTTGGGGTGGCGGCTGCTGATCTGCGTTTCGCTGATGATTGCTGCTTCGG
This window contains:
- a CDS encoding efflux RND transporter periplasmic adaptor subunit — encoded protein: MIDRDPSTLDFSNATLRLADDIRVWPVHERGNLVYRIEIPSLHRFFRVGYSEYVLISLLDGNTTLPQALGLTAAKLGRQTPTTAQSQAIVQWLLQNELAVLADQPNPSRHAAKASPNATASRFGFGSLNPFWMKVPLCRSDRWVRILAPWTQGLFSFPSVILWLCLVVAGSFTLLVNWDRFTQDAVEIFSPLNGLALLLIGIGLKLIHELAHALACHRQGAATSEFGVVFVLFAPLAYVDVTTCWRINSRGSRIIVASAGMYVEIAIGALAAVMWGLTHSDLAAFLLHRLVLAATVSTVLFNANPLMRFDGYYILCDLVDIPNLYAESSLAVRRLLSRLAYGHASDGSGLTGWRRPLVLLYGLAALGWRLLICVSLMIAASAMFAGAGVALAAVGVYLWFAQPAKRFLTAAITLHQTDKPMFWRASIVGSTLLAIGIATVGFVPIPTATRAHAVAQYLPETVVRSRADGFIANVHVSNLQSVRAGDLMLELVNPEIRTELLQLELERQQVEIRLSQATDRKEENTRRALLEDRRVISQRLEQMQEKYDGLRLVAARSGRILSRDLRESVGTYVREGDELLVLARADEKEVVAMVGQTQMEQARPTIGSTLSVHLADRSKQPGFLDQVDPRATDRLIYPSLSATESGPLAVRGQSEDASENDLPVRLLEPHFTARVTLPKRSAESIPAGMRVQVDLEYCTDTLAMRLANQVRRLWYRVHETR